One region of Triticum aestivum cultivar Chinese Spring chromosome 6B, IWGSC CS RefSeq v2.1, whole genome shotgun sequence genomic DNA includes:
- the LOC123134764 gene encoding pathogenesis-related protein PRMS, producing the protein MAMEYTSRRWLAAVAAIVLLSCAPALAAAAGRKLLQIQISQAQQYVVPQNHMRAIHEQRPLKWSSGLADQAERWAARFKGNCAAASAAMPGGVNVFRGFGEAGKAWQPSDAVAAWAEQANYFDFASGGCASGKLCAQFKQVMSKGNTDVGCATVKCTDGTTLMTCHYSPLGNIFGEKPF; encoded by the coding sequence ATGGCCATGGAGTACACCTCAAGGCGCTGGCTGGCCGCGGTGGCGGCCATCGTCCTGCTCTCGTGCGCCCCGgccctggcggcggcggccggccggaaGCTGCTGCAGATCCAGATCAGCCAGGCGCAGCAGTACGTGGTGCCGCAGAACCACATGCGCGCGATCCACGAGCAGCGCCCGCTCAAGTGGAGCAGCGGGCTGGCGGACCAGGCGGAGCGCTGGGCGGCGCGGTTCAAGGGCAACTGCGCGGCCGCGTCGGCGGCGATGCCGGGCGGCGTCAATGTGTTTCGCGGCTTCGGCGAGGCCGGGAAGGCGTGGCAGCCCAGCGACGCGGTGGCGGCGTGGGCGGAGCAGGCCAACTACTTCGACTTCGCGTCCGGCGGCTGCGCCTCCGGGAAGCTGTGCGCGCAGTTCAAGCAGGTGATGTCCAAAGGCAACACAGACGTCGGGTGCGCCACCGTGAAGTGCACCGACGGCACCACGCTTATGACCTGCCACTACTCGCCGCTGGGCAACATCTTCGGGGAGAAGCCCTTCTGA